In one window of Microbacterium dextranolyticum DNA:
- a CDS encoding uracil-DNA glycosylase produces MAMSLDELGAAGLVHPSWAEALAPVAPDIAALGERLRAETAAGRGYLPAGDRVLRAFARPLSEVRVLIVGQDPYPTPGHPIGLSFAVDAHVRPVPRSLGNIYTELESDLGIPRAPHGDLSAWSDQGVMLLNRVLTVAPGAPASHRGWGWEKITEHAIRTLVARDAPLVAILWGRDAASLRPLLGATPTVESAHPSPLSASRGFFGSKPFSRANALLVEQGAAPVDWRVTASAPAA; encoded by the coding sequence ATGGCGATGAGCCTCGACGAGCTCGGCGCGGCGGGGCTCGTCCACCCCTCGTGGGCCGAGGCGCTCGCACCCGTCGCGCCCGACATCGCGGCTCTCGGCGAGAGGCTGCGCGCCGAGACGGCGGCGGGGCGCGGCTACCTTCCCGCCGGCGACCGCGTGCTGCGCGCGTTCGCCCGCCCGCTGAGCGAGGTCCGTGTCCTGATCGTCGGGCAGGACCCGTATCCGACGCCGGGGCATCCGATCGGTCTGTCCTTCGCCGTCGACGCGCACGTGCGCCCGGTGCCCCGAAGCCTCGGAAACATCTACACCGAGCTCGAGAGCGATCTGGGCATCCCCCGTGCACCGCACGGCGACCTGTCGGCCTGGAGCGACCAGGGGGTCATGCTCCTGAACCGGGTGCTGACCGTCGCCCCGGGCGCTCCCGCCTCGCATCGCGGGTGGGGCTGGGAGAAGATCACCGAGCACGCCATCCGCACCCTCGTTGCGCGGGACGCCCCTCTCGTCGCGATCCTGTGGGGGCGCGACGCCGCGAGCCTGCGCCCGCTCCTCGGCGCGACGCCGACCGTCGAATCGGCCCATCCGTCACCCCTGTCCGCCAGCCGCGGCTTCTTCGGCTCGAAGCCGTTCTCGCGCGCCAACGCGCTGCTCGTCGAGCAGGGCGCCGCCCCCGTGGACTGGCGCGTGACCGCGTCGGCGCCCGCCGCGTAG
- a CDS encoding phosphoribosyltransferase: protein MTSETPAPEREILTWEGFGDATRALSRDILADGFVPDVVVAIARGGLLPAGAVAYGLGVKSCGALNVEFYTGIGTVLEAPELLPPDLDLGYLPGKRVLLVDDVADSGRTLALAVKMLRDADADVRSVCIYTKPGSVATPDYSWRETDRWIDFPWSARGTVAEEDAGGEASA from the coding sequence GTGACTTCCGAGACGCCCGCCCCTGAACGCGAAATCCTCACCTGGGAAGGGTTCGGCGACGCGACGCGGGCGCTGTCCCGCGACATCCTGGCCGACGGCTTCGTGCCCGACGTCGTCGTCGCGATCGCCCGCGGCGGGCTCCTTCCCGCCGGAGCGGTCGCCTACGGCCTCGGGGTCAAGAGCTGCGGTGCGCTGAACGTCGAGTTCTACACCGGCATCGGCACCGTGCTCGAGGCCCCCGAACTGCTCCCGCCCGACCTCGACCTCGGCTACCTGCCCGGAAAGCGCGTGCTGCTGGTCGACGACGTCGCCGACAGCGGGCGCACGCTCGCGCTCGCTGTGAAGATGCTGCGCGACGCCGATGCGGATGTCCGCTCGGTCTGCATCTACACCAAGCCCGGATCGGTCGCCACGCCCGACTACTCGTGGCGCGAGACCGACCGCTGGATCGACTTCCCGTGGTCGGCCCGCGGGACGGTCGCCGAAGAGGACGCGGGCGGCGAGGCGAGCGCCTGA
- a CDS encoding MFS transporter, translating to MSSSPAPRTVSAGTGSLRTSALGVTAGLIGWFVVVELVSGILQGYYVPLFSDIVLSLGIHDSDVNWFEAAQLLLSALVVPVLAKLGDLYGHKRILLIAAILTAGATWWVAFAASFWSFLIAWALQGFYVVWLPLEIALIFERGRRRQHGTSTTRRAAGLLVVGLEAGAIIGALAAGRVFAATGDLTTTLVVPAVAVTLVAVVIWLGVPESTPHVSPDGPRSLDTWGFVILAWGLLLITGGLAWMRMIGELRLDAGAWWWVVLLIAAGIGVLVWFVVYERRQKDPAIDIRVLARPEMWPVQVTAFLIGISLLGAQGPLSTYAGTDPALGYGLGLDATDRSNLIGVYLVSLIVGAVAFALTSRRASPRVVLIIAALLVGVGYALFLPFHLETWQVIVNLSIAGIGAGALVGALPAAAAAAAPMGQTGIASALTNTTKTIGGTFASAVFGVVLAAGVGTVASQTAASLGGYLTVWTVCAAGGFIAAVLLLFVPKVAFADGASS from the coding sequence ATGTCTTCCTCGCCCGCACCGCGTACCGTCTCGGCGGGGACCGGCAGCCTGCGCACCTCCGCCCTCGGGGTGACGGCGGGACTCATCGGCTGGTTCGTCGTCGTCGAGCTCGTCAGCGGCATCCTGCAGGGCTACTACGTGCCCCTCTTCAGCGACATCGTCCTCTCCCTCGGGATCCACGACTCCGACGTCAACTGGTTCGAGGCCGCGCAGCTGCTGCTCTCGGCCCTCGTCGTCCCCGTGCTCGCCAAGCTCGGCGATCTGTACGGGCACAAGCGGATCCTTCTGATCGCGGCGATCCTCACCGCGGGCGCGACCTGGTGGGTCGCCTTCGCCGCCTCGTTCTGGTCGTTCCTCATCGCCTGGGCGCTGCAGGGCTTCTACGTCGTGTGGCTGCCGCTGGAGATCGCGCTCATCTTCGAACGCGGCCGACGCCGGCAGCACGGCACGTCCACCACGCGACGGGCGGCCGGACTCCTCGTCGTCGGGCTCGAGGCGGGCGCGATCATCGGTGCTCTGGCGGCCGGTCGCGTCTTCGCGGCGACCGGCGATCTCACCACGACCCTCGTGGTACCGGCCGTCGCCGTCACACTCGTCGCCGTGGTGATCTGGCTCGGCGTGCCCGAATCGACGCCGCACGTCTCGCCCGACGGTCCGCGCTCACTCGACACGTGGGGCTTCGTGATCCTCGCCTGGGGACTGCTCCTGATCACGGGAGGCCTCGCCTGGATGCGCATGATCGGCGAGCTCCGTCTCGATGCCGGCGCCTGGTGGTGGGTCGTGCTGCTGATCGCCGCGGGCATCGGGGTGCTGGTCTGGTTCGTCGTCTACGAGCGGCGGCAGAAGGACCCCGCGATCGACATCCGCGTGCTCGCACGGCCGGAGATGTGGCCGGTGCAGGTGACCGCGTTCCTGATCGGGATCAGTCTGCTGGGTGCGCAGGGTCCGCTGTCGACCTACGCCGGAACGGACCCCGCGCTCGGGTACGGGCTGGGGTTGGATGCCACCGACCGCTCGAACCTCATCGGCGTCTACCTCGTCTCACTCATCGTCGGCGCCGTCGCGTTCGCTCTCACCTCGCGGCGGGCGAGTCCGCGCGTCGTCCTGATCATCGCCGCTCTTCTCGTCGGTGTCGGGTACGCACTGTTCCTGCCCTTCCACCTCGAGACCTGGCAGGTCATCGTCAACCTCTCGATCGCCGGGATCGGTGCGGGAGCGCTGGTCGGCGCACTCCCGGCGGCGGCCGCAGCGGCCGCGCCGATGGGCCAGACCGGCATCGCCTCGGCGCTCACCAACACGACCAAGACGATCGGCGGCACGTTCGCGTCAGCCGTCTTCGGCGTGGTGCTCGCCGCGGGGGTCGGAACCGTGGCGAGCCAGACCGCGGCATCCCTCGGCGGCTACCTCACCGTGTGGACGGTCTGCGCCGCCGGCGGGTTCATCGCCGCGGTGCTGCTGCTGTTCGTGCCGAAGGTGGCCTTCGCCGACGGCGCATCGAGCTGA
- a CDS encoding SDR family oxidoreductase, with protein MTTQPNQTRRAVVTGASSGIGDAAARALRASGWDVVGVARRADRLDALDAEIGSASFAADLTREADVAALAAHLEATGDVHALVHIAGGARGTDRVEDGRPADWRWMFEVNVLSAQLVTAALLPLLRRAAASAGGAGTTGHADLLYVTSTAAQAAYPGGAGYNAAKAGESMLVHALRLELNGEPLRVTEIAPGMVYTPEFTLNRLGGDQAGAEKVYDGVENPLTADDVADVIAYALNAPGHVNLDLVTMRPVAQSAQHLLARGPLRPRA; from the coding sequence ATGACGACCCAGCCGAATCAGACCAGACGTGCCGTGGTGACCGGGGCCAGCTCCGGAATCGGAGATGCCGCAGCCCGTGCCCTCCGCGCGAGCGGCTGGGACGTCGTGGGCGTCGCTCGCCGAGCCGACCGGCTCGACGCCCTCGACGCGGAGATCGGGTCGGCATCCTTCGCCGCCGACCTCACGCGAGAGGCCGACGTCGCGGCGCTCGCCGCGCACCTCGAGGCGACCGGAGACGTCCACGCGCTCGTGCACATCGCGGGCGGGGCCCGCGGCACCGATCGCGTCGAAGACGGCCGCCCCGCCGACTGGCGCTGGATGTTCGAGGTCAACGTCTTGTCGGCGCAGCTGGTGACGGCGGCGCTGCTGCCGCTGCTGCGCCGTGCCGCCGCATCCGCCGGCGGTGCGGGCACGACCGGCCACGCCGACCTGCTGTACGTCACCTCGACCGCCGCGCAGGCCGCCTACCCGGGCGGCGCGGGCTACAACGCCGCCAAGGCGGGCGAGTCGATGCTCGTCCACGCCCTGCGGCTCGAGCTGAACGGCGAGCCGCTGCGCGTCACGGAGATCGCGCCGGGAATGGTCTATACGCCGGAGTTCACCCTCAATCGCCTTGGCGGAGACCAGGCCGGCGCCGAGAAGGTCTACGACGGCGTCGAGAACCCCCTCACCGCCGATGACGTCGCCGATGTCATCGCGTACGCCCTCAACGCTCCGGGGCACGTGAACCTCGACCTCGTGACGATGCGGCCCGTCGCCCAGTCCGCGCAGCATCTTCTGGCGCGAGGCCCGCTGCGCCCCCGCGCCTGA
- a CDS encoding bifunctional o-acetylhomoserine/o-acetylserine sulfhydrylase yields the protein MSAAENWRFETTQIHAGAQPDPVTKARATPIYQTTSYVFDNADHAANLFALAEFGNIYTRIQNPTQDVVEQRVAALEGGTGALLVASGQAAETFAVLNIAEAGDHIVSSSSIYGGTYNLFKYTLGKLGIDVTFVENQDDPEEWRRAVRPNTKLFFAETIGNPKINVLDIRSVADVAHEAGVPLIVDNTIATPYLIRPFEHGADIVVHSATKFLGGHGTVIGGVIVDGGTFPWTEHADRFPGLTTPDPSYHGAVYTQAVGDALAYVIKARVQLLRDLGAAISPQSAWLLIQGIETLSLRVERHVQNAQEIAEWLDDREDIASVNYSGLPSSPWYAAANKYAPKGVGAVLSFELKGGVEAGREFVNSLALFSHLANIGDVRSLVIHPASTTHSQLTPEQQLTAGVTPGLVRLSVGLENVDDLKADLEQALAAARRVSEAARA from the coding sequence ATGTCCGCAGCCGAGAACTGGCGCTTCGAGACCACGCAGATCCACGCGGGCGCTCAGCCCGACCCGGTCACGAAGGCGCGCGCCACGCCGATCTACCAGACGACCTCGTACGTCTTCGACAACGCCGATCACGCGGCGAACCTGTTCGCCCTCGCCGAGTTCGGCAACATCTACACCCGCATCCAGAACCCGACGCAGGATGTCGTCGAGCAACGCGTCGCGGCGCTCGAGGGCGGCACCGGCGCCCTGCTGGTCGCCTCGGGCCAGGCCGCCGAGACCTTCGCGGTGCTCAACATCGCCGAGGCCGGCGACCACATCGTCTCGTCGTCGTCGATCTACGGCGGCACGTACAACCTCTTCAAGTACACCCTCGGCAAGCTCGGGATCGACGTCACGTTCGTCGAGAACCAGGACGACCCCGAGGAGTGGCGCCGCGCGGTGCGCCCGAACACGAAGCTCTTCTTCGCCGAAACGATCGGCAACCCGAAGATCAACGTCCTCGACATCCGCTCCGTCGCCGACGTCGCGCACGAGGCGGGCGTCCCCCTCATCGTCGACAACACGATCGCCACCCCCTACCTCATCCGTCCGTTCGAGCACGGCGCCGACATCGTGGTGCACTCGGCGACGAAGTTCCTCGGCGGACACGGCACCGTCATCGGCGGCGTCATCGTCGACGGCGGCACGTTCCCGTGGACCGAGCACGCCGACCGGTTCCCCGGCCTCACGACGCCCGACCCGTCGTACCACGGCGCCGTGTACACCCAGGCGGTCGGCGACGCGCTCGCCTATGTCATCAAGGCCCGCGTGCAGCTGCTGCGCGACCTCGGTGCGGCCATCTCGCCGCAGAGCGCATGGCTGCTCATCCAGGGCATCGAGACTCTGTCGCTGCGCGTCGAGCGCCACGTGCAGAACGCGCAGGAGATCGCCGAGTGGCTCGACGACCGTGAGGACATCGCGTCGGTGAACTACTCCGGCCTGCCCAGCTCGCCCTGGTACGCCGCCGCGAACAAGTACGCCCCGAAGGGCGTCGGCGCCGTGCTCTCGTTCGAGCTCAAAGGTGGCGTCGAGGCGGGGCGTGAGTTCGTCAACTCGCTCGCCCTGTTCAGCCACCTCGCCAACATCGGCGACGTGCGCTCGCTGGTCATCCACCCCGCCTCCACGACGCACTCGCAGCTGACCCCCGAGCAGCAGCTCACGGCGGGCGTCACGCCCGGCCTCGTGCGCCTGTCCGTCGGACTCGAGAACGTCGACGACCTGAAGGCCGACCTCGAGCAGGCCCTCGCTGCCGCGCGTCGGGTCTCCGAGGCCGCTCGCGCCTGA
- the metX gene encoding homoserine O-acetyltransferase MetX translates to MDWQASEDTVPSAPISEADARLLRARPPASGAWRDGDPAGGRGFAALGAFRTENGQGLPFARLAYEAWGELNAARDNAVLILHALTGDSHVRGEAGPGHPTAGWWEDVVGPGAAIDTDRWFVVAPNMLGGCQGSTGPSSIGPDGREWGPRFPYLTIRDQVAAQVALADDLGIGRWAAVIGGSMGGMHALEWGVGHPDRLERLAVLAAPPTTTADQIALNSVQLEAIRIDPRFAGGEYYDAPDGEGPHRGLALARRMALLNYRSPVELNLRFQRSWQSGVSPLGGSGRFAVESYLDFHGNKFTRRFDANSYLTLVEAMNSHDIGRDRGGVEDALARVTARTLVLGIDSDRLFPVEGQERIFRGIRSTIDPETVVLSSDFGHDGFLIETAVVGAHLRRLLED, encoded by the coding sequence ATGGACTGGCAGGCCTCCGAAGACACGGTGCCCTCGGCTCCGATCTCAGAAGCCGACGCGCGGCTGCTGCGCGCCCGTCCGCCCGCGAGCGGCGCGTGGCGCGACGGAGACCCCGCGGGCGGGCGCGGATTCGCCGCGCTGGGCGCCTTCCGCACCGAGAACGGCCAGGGGCTGCCGTTCGCACGCCTCGCCTACGAGGCGTGGGGCGAGCTCAACGCCGCTCGTGACAACGCGGTGCTGATCCTGCACGCCCTCACCGGCGACAGCCATGTGCGCGGAGAGGCGGGGCCCGGGCACCCCACGGCAGGCTGGTGGGAAGACGTCGTCGGGCCCGGTGCCGCGATCGACACCGACCGCTGGTTCGTCGTCGCGCCGAACATGCTGGGTGGATGCCAGGGTTCGACCGGCCCCTCCTCGATCGGGCCCGACGGGCGTGAATGGGGGCCCCGGTTCCCGTACCTGACGATCCGCGACCAGGTGGCGGCGCAGGTCGCGCTCGCCGACGACCTCGGCATCGGCCGCTGGGCGGCCGTGATCGGCGGCTCGATGGGGGGCATGCACGCGCTGGAGTGGGGCGTCGGGCATCCGGATCGCCTCGAGCGCCTCGCGGTGCTCGCCGCTCCCCCGACGACCACGGCCGATCAGATCGCGCTCAACTCAGTGCAGCTCGAGGCGATCCGCATCGACCCCCGCTTCGCCGGCGGCGAGTACTACGACGCGCCCGACGGCGAGGGACCGCACCGCGGGCTCGCCCTGGCACGTCGGATGGCGCTGCTGAACTACCGCAGCCCGGTCGAGCTGAACCTGCGGTTCCAGCGATCGTGGCAGTCGGGCGTCAGCCCCCTCGGCGGCAGCGGCCGCTTCGCCGTCGAGAGCTACCTCGACTTCCACGGCAACAAGTTCACCCGCCGCTTCGACGCGAACAGCTACCTCACGCTCGTCGAGGCGATGAACTCGCACGACATCGGTCGCGATCGCGGCGGTGTCGAGGATGCCCTCGCGCGCGTGACGGCGCGGACGCTCGTCCTTGGCATCGACAGCGATCGCCTCTTCCCGGTCGAGGGCCAGGAGCGCATCTTCCGAGGCATCCGCTCGACGATCGATCCCGAGACGGTCGTCCTCTCGAGCGACTTCGGCCACGACGGATTCCTCATC